One Mus musculus strain C57BL/6J chromosome X, GRCm38.p6 C57BL/6J DNA window includes the following coding sequences:
- the Spin2c gene encoding spindlin-2C isoform X1, with the protein MKTPHKKGAAKEQMGEGVGHHIGSTTIKKKKASQKRQRSRSSSRRSIVGCRISHGWKEGDEPITQWKGTVLDQVPINPSLYLVKYDGIDCVYGLELHRDERILKLKILPDKVSFSGVSDVRLANTIIGKAVEHMFEGEHGSKDEWRGMVLAQAPIMNAWFYITYERDPVLYMYQLLDDYKEGDLRIMPESSASPPADREPEGVVDGLIGKHVEYTKEDGSKRTGKVIHQVKAKPSVYFIKFDDDFHIYVYDLVKKNS; encoded by the coding sequence ATGAAGACCCCTCACAAAAAAGGTGCAGCAAAAGAGCAAATGGGAGAAGGCGTAGGTCACCACATTGGCTCTACAACCATCAAGAAGAAAAAAGCTTctcagaagaggcagaggagcagatcTTCATCCCGTAGGAGCATCGTGGGCTgtagaatttctcacgggtggaaggaaggagatGAGCCGATCACACAGTGGAAAGGGACTGTGCTGGATCAGGTGCCTATCAACCCCTCTCTCTACCTGGTGAAATATGATGGGATTGACTGTGTCTATGGACTGGAACTTCACAGAGATGAAAGGATTTTAAAGCTTAAAATCCTTCCTGATAAGGTGTCGTTCTCTGGAGTCAGCGATGTGCGCCTTGCTAATACCATAATTGGCAAAGCAGTGGAACACATGTTTGAGGGTGAGCATGGCTCTAAGGATGAATGGAGGGGGATGGTCCTGGCTCAAGCGCCTATCATGAACGCCTGGTTTTACATTACTTATGAGAGAGATCCCGTTTTGTACATGTATCAGCTTCTGGATGATTATAAAGAGGGTGACCTCCGTATCATGCCAGAGTCCAGTGCATCTCCTCCAGCAGACAGGGAGCCAGAAGGAGTTGTAGATGGCCTGATAGGTAAACATGTGGAATACACCAAAGAAGATGGCTCCAAGAGGACAGGCAAGGTCATTCACCAAGTTAAAGCCAAGCCTTCTGTGTACTTCATCAAGTTTGACGATGAtttccatatctatgtctatgacTTGGTGAAAAAGAACTCTTAG